GCGCGCGGCGGCACCGCGCTTTTGCGCCTGCCCGACCGCCCCGGCGACCCCGCCTCGCCCCGGCGCGACTATATCGCCGCGGCCGAGCCGATGCCCGAGGCGGGCTGGACCGTGCATGTGCTGCTGGACAGCGCCGAGTTGCAGGCCGAGGCGCGGCTGACGGTGGCAAGCCTGGTGCTGCTCTTGTCGGCCGCGGGTTTCGGCGCGCTGATGCTGCGCCAGCGCCGCGCCCGCCTGCGCGAGCGGCTGGCCGCGACCGAGGAGCTGGAGCGGCGGGTGATCGCCCGCACCGCCGACCTGGCGCGGGTGAACGAGCAGCTGGGCCAGGAAATCGCCGAGCGCCGCGCCACCGAGGCCGAGCTGCGCGCCGCCCAGGTGAGCCTGGTGCAGGTCGGCAAGCTCGCGGCCTTGGGGCAGATGTCGGCCTCGTTGTCGCACGAGATCAATCAGCCCCTGGCGGCGGCGCGCAACTATGCCGACAGCGCCGGCATCCTGATCGAGCGCGGCGACTATGACCGTGCGCGCGAGAATATCGCCGAGATCCTGGCGCTGGTCGATCGCATGGCCGCCATCGGCAAGCACCTGCGCCAGGCCGCGCGCCAGCCCGATGCCAACCCCGGCGCGGTGACGCTGGCCGCGCTGCTGCCCGAGACGCAGACCATCGTCGCCGGCCGCCTGGCCAGCAGCGGCGCCACGCTGGAACTGGACCTGCCCGCGGACCTGCCGCCGCTGCGCGCCGGGGCGACGCGGTTGCAGCAGGTGCTGGTCAACCTGATCTCGAACGCCGCCGATGCCGCGCTGGAGGCCGAGGACCGCCGCATCACGCTTTCGGCCCGGGCCGAGGGCGGTCGCGTCTGGATCAGCGTCCGCGACCGCGGCCCGGGCGTGCCCGAAACCATCGCGCCGCGCATCTTCGACCCGTTCTTCACCACCAAGGGCATCGGCGCCGGGCTGGGCCTGGGCCTGTCGATCACCGCCAATATCCTGCGCGACCTCGGCGGCGAGATCGGCGTCCGCGACGCCCGCCCCGGGGCCGAGTTCCGCGTTACCCTGCCCGCCGCCACGCAGGAGGCCGCCGCATGAGCGCGCGCGTCCTGCTGATCGACGACGATGCGCAGATGCGCGGCTCGACCGCGCAGGCGCTGGAGCTGGCGGGCTTCGCGGTCGAGGCGCTGGCCTCGGGCGAGGAGGCGCTGGCGCTGGCCGGCCCCGGCTTTGCCGGCGCCGTGGTCAGCGACATCCGCATGCCCGGCATGGACGGCATGACCCTCTTGGGCCGGCTGCACGAGATCGACGCCGAGATCCCGGTGATCCTGGTCACCGGCCATGCCGAGGTGCCGCTGGCGGTCGAGGCGATCCGCGGCGGCGCCTATGACTTCATCGAGAAGCCCTTCGTGGTGCAGGAGCTGGCGACGGTGATCCGCCGCGCCGCCGAGCATCGCGCGCTGGTGCTGGAAAACCGCCGCCTGCGCGCCGTCGCCGGCAAGCGCGACGATATCGAGGCCCGCCTGCCCGGCCGCAGCCAGGCCATGGTCGACCTGCGCTATCGCCTGCGCGCCATCGGCGCCTCGGACGCGGATGCGCTGATCATCGGCCCGACCGGCAGCGGCAAGGAGGTCGTGGCCCATGCGCTGCACGACATCTCGCCCCGCGCCGGTCGGCCCTTCATCGCCATCATGTGCGCCGCCCTGCCCGAGGCGCTGATCGAATCCGAGCTGTTCGGCCACGAGGCCGGCGCCTTTCCCGGCGCGCTGCGCCCGCGCTATGGCAAGTTCGAACACGCACGCGGCGGCACGGTGCTGCTGGACGAGATCGGCTCGATGCCCTTGGAATTGCAGGCGAAACTGCTGCGCGTCCTGCAGGAGCGGGTCATCACCCGGCTGGGCTCGAACGACGCGCTGCCCTTGGACGTGCGTTTCATCGCCACGTCGAAAACCGACCTGGCCGATCTGGTGGCGCGCGGCGCCTTCCGCGAGGACCTGTACTGGCGGCTGAACGTCGCGGTGCTGCATGTGCCGCCGCTCGCCGCCCGGCGCGAGGACGTGGCGCTGCTGTTCCTGCAACTGGTCCGCGAATCCGCCGCCCGCCACAACCTGCCCGAGCGCGCCCTGTCGCCGGCCTTGCTGTCCGACCTCGCCGCCCGCGACTGGCCGGGCAATGTCCGCGAATTGCGCAACCTGGCCGAGCGCTTCGTCCTGGGGCTGGAACCGGGCCGGCCCGAGCCGGAACAGGGCGCGACCCGGCTGGCCGAGCGCGTCGCCGAATACGAGCGCAGCCTGATCGCCAGCGCCATCGCCGCCCATGGCGGCCGCCTGCGCGCGGTCTATGAGGGCCTGGGGATTTCCCGCAAGACGCTTTACGAGAAGATGCAGAAATACGGCCTCGACCGCCGGCTGATCCTCGACGCCGCCGAGGATGACGGCTGATGGGTGGATTTCCACCCATGCGATGGCGGCGATGTCCCCTTTCCCACCCATTTCCCGGCCCCGGCGCGGCGATTTCCACCCGGAAGGCGGATTAGCGTTTGGCGCACCGCCCGGGCCGCGCGCAACCTGACCGCATCGGCCGCGGGGAGGCGCGGCCCTACAGGGAGGAATGACGGATGGCATATCCGAAACTGGCCGCCGCGCTGGCGGCCGTGGTGGCGTTCGGCGGGACGTTCGGCTCGGGCGCCTGGGCGCAGGATTATCCGACGCGGCAGATCACCATGGTCGTGCCCTTTTCGGCCGGCGGGCCGACCGATACCGTGGCGCGGCTGGTGGCGGAAAAGATGTCCTCGGACCTGGGCCAGCAGATCGTGGTGGAAAACGTCGGCGGCGCCGGCGGCACGCTGGGGGCGGGCAATGTCGCCAAGGCCGAGCCGGACGGCTATACCGTGCTTCTGCACCATATCGGCATGGCGACCTCGGCGACGCTCTATCGCAAGCTGGCCTATGACCCGCTGAACGCCTTCGACTATGTCGGCCTGGTGACCGAGGTGCCGATGGTCGTCGTCGCCCGCAAGGATTTCGAGCCGGCGGATTTCGCGGGCTTCACCGAATACGTCAAGGCCAATGCCGACAAGCTGACCCTGGCCAATGCCGGCATCGGCTCGGCCAGCCACCTGTGCGGCATGCTGCTGATGCAGGCGCTCGAGGCGCCGCTGGTCACCGTGCCCTACAAGGGCACCGGCCCGGCGATGACCGACCTTCTGGGCGGGCAGACCGACATCATGTGCGACCAGACCACCAACACCACCCAGCAGATCAAGGGCGGCACGATCAAGGCCTATGCCACCACCACGGCCGAGCGCCTGCCGCTGTTCCCCGACCTGCCGACCGCCACCGAAGCCGGGCTGCCGGCGCTGCAGGTGGGCATCTGGCACGGCATCTATACCCCCAAGGGCACCGCGCCCGAGATCAACGAGCGCCTGTCGCAATCGCTGCAAAAGGCGCTGGCCGACGAGGGCGTGGTCAAGGCCATGGCGGATCTCGGCACCGCGCCCGAGCCGGCCGAGAACGCCACCCCCGCCGCGCTGAAGGCCAAGCTGGAATCCGAGATCGCGCGCTGGAAGCCGGTGATCGAATCCGCCGGCGTCTATGCCGACTGATCCCATCCGGCCCCGCCTGCCCAAGGGCGGGGCCCCTGAAAGGGCGAACGCATGACAACGAAACCCAAGGACAAGACCGATCTCGCCGCCGGCCTGCTGCTGATGGCGGCGGCTGCCTTCTTCGGCTGGCAGACGCTGGAGCTGGAGGTCGGCACCTCGCTGCGCATGGGGCCGGGCTATTTCCCCATGGTGCTGTCGGGGCTCCTGTTCCTGCTGGGCGCGCTGGTGGCGCTGAAATCGCTGGGCCGCGAGGGCGAGCCCTTCGGCGCGATCGCCTGGCGCGGGCTGGCCTTCATCCTGCCGGCGCCGGTGTTCTTCGGCCTGACGGTGCGCGGCCTGGGCTTCGTGCCGGCGCTGTTCGTGACCACGCTGATCGCTGCCCAGGCCTCGCGCCGGATGCGGCCGCTGCCGGCGCTGGCCTTGGCGGTCGCGGTCACCATCCTGTCGACGCTGATCTTCAGCTATGGCCTCGGGCTGCCGTTCCGGCGCTTCGGTCCCTGGCTTCCGGGCGTGTGAGGACAAGATGGACCTGCTTTCCAACCTCGCCATGGGCTTTTCGGTCGCCTCGTCGCTGGCGAACCTGGCCTTCTGCCTGATCGGCGTCATCCTGGGCACGCTGATCGGCGTGCTGCCCGGCATCGGCGCCACCGCGACCATCGCCATGCTGCTGCCGATCACCTTCCAGCTGGAACCGGTCAGCGCGCTGATCATGCTGGCCGGCATCTATTACGGCGCGCAATACGGCGGCTCGACCACGGCGATCCTGATCAACATGCCGGGCGAAAGCTCCTCGGCCGTGACCGCCATCGACGGCTACCAGATGGCGCGCAAGGGCCGGGCGGGCACGGCGCTGTCGGTGGCCGCGCTGGGGTCGTTCTTCGCCGGCACGGTCTCGACCTTCCTGGTCGCGATCTTTGCCCCGCCGCTGACCGAGATCGCGCTGAAATTCGGCGCGGCCGAGTATTTCAGCCTGATGGTGCTGGGCCTGGTCATGTCGGTGGCGCTGGCGCATGGCTCGGTCTTGAAGGCGCTGGCCATGGTGGTGCTGGGCCTGCTGCTGGGCATGGTCGGCACCGACATCTATACCGGCACGCCGCGCTTTACCCTGGGCATCACGCAATATGCCGACGGGCTGAACTTCGTCGCGCTCGCCGTGGGCGTCTTCGGCATCGCCGAGATCCTGCGCAACCTCGAGGACGAGCACGACCGCGAGGTGATGACGAAAAACATCAACCGCCTGTTCCCGACCGGCGCGGAGCTGAAGCAGATGATCGGCCCGGTGCTGCGCGGCACCGGCGTCGGCTCGGTGCTGGGCATCCTGCCCGGCGGCGGCGCGATCCTGGCCAGCTTCGCCAGCTACACGGTGGAAAAGAAGCTCTCGAAACACCCCGAGGAATTCGGCAAGGGCGCGCTGGCGGGCGTCGCCGGGCCGGAAAGCGCCAACAACGCGGGCGCGCAGACCTCGTTCATCCCGCTGCTGACCCTGGGCATCCCCGCGAACCCGGTGATGGCGCTGATGATCGGCGCGATGATCATCCAGGGCATCGTGCCGGGGCCGAACGTGGTCAGCGAACAGCCGCAGCTCTTCTGGGGCATCATCGCCAGCATGTGGATCGGCAACCTGATGCTGGTGGTGCTGAACCTGCCGCTGATCGGGCTGTGGGTGAAGCTGCTGACCGTGCCCTATTACGTGCTGTTCCCGATCATCATGGCGATGTGCTCGATCGGGGTCTATTCGGTGGCGACGAACACCTATGACCTGTTCGCGGTCGCCTTCTTCGGGCTTCTGGGCTACGTCATGTCCAAGCTGCGCTGCGAGCCGGCGCCCCTGCTGCTGGGCTTCGTGCTGGGCCCGCTGCTGGAGGAAAACCTGCGCCGCGCCATGATCCTGTCGCGCGGCGATCCCTCGACCTTCGTGACCCGGCCGATCAGCCTGGTGCTGCTGTTGATGGCGGCGGCCGTGCTGGTGCTGGTCTTCATGCCGCAGATCCGCCGGCGCCGGGACGAGGTCTTTACCGAAAGCGATGCATAGGAGGAAACGCATGACCGCATCCATCACCCGCCGCCTGCTTCTTGGCGCCGCCATGGCGCTGGGGCTGGCCGGCGCCGCCCGCGCCGAATTCCCCGACCGCCAGATCACCCTGGTGATCCCCTTTGCCGCCGGCGGCTCGACCGACGTGGTCGGGCGCATCGTCGCCGACAAGATGGGCGCCGCCCTGGGCCAGCAGGTGATCGTGCAGAACGTCGGCGGCGCCGGCGGCAGCCTGGGCGCGGCCCAGGTCGCCAAGGCCGATCCCGACGGCTACACGATCCTGATGGCCACCGTCGCGACCCATGCGCTGAACCCGCTGATCCTGAAGCAGAAACCCTATGACCCGGTGGCGGATTTCGCCCCGATCTCGCTGCTGGTTCTGGTGCCGAACGTGCTGGCGGTGAACCCCGAACTGCCGGTCAATACCGTGCAGGAACTGATCGACCTGGCCAAGAAAGAGCCCGGCACGCTGGCCTATGCCTCGTCCGGGAACGGCACGCCGCTGCACCTGTCGGGCGAGCTCTTCAAGTCCATGGCGGGCGTCGACATCACCCATATCCCCTACAAGGGCTCGGGTCCGGCGCTGACCGACGTGCTGGGCAACCAGGTGCCGATCATCTTCGACAACCTGCCCTCGGCATCCGGCCATATCGCCAGCGGCAAGCTCAGGGCGCTGGGGGTGACGACGGCGGAGCGCGCCCCGAGCTTCCCCGACGTGCCGGCCATCGCCGAGACCCTGCCGGGATACGAGACCTATACCTGGAACGCACTCTTCGCCCCGGCCGGCACCCCGCCCGAGGTGGTCGCGGCGCTGAACAAGGCGGCGCTCACGGCCATGGCCGACCCGGCCGTGGCCGAGCGGATGAAGGAGTTCTCGGCCAGCATCGTCGCCTCGACCCCCGAGGCGCTGGCCGAACACGTCAAGGCCGAGATGGCGAAATGGGAGCCCGTGGTGCGCGACGCGAACGTCAGCCTGGACTGACGCAGCGGCAAGCGCTTCAGGGGGCCGGGTCCGCGCGACCCGGCCCCTTTCATTCCCGCATGGTTTCGTGGCAGGAAAGGCCGCAGAACCAAGGCGATGGGGGGAAGGGCATGACGGCGACGGCGGCGGTGCGGTTGACCCGTGCGGGGCTGGTCGGGACCGCCCGCGCCCTGCTGAGCCTGCGGGCCGTGGACCTGCCGCCGCCCTCGGGCGCGCCGCGCATCCTGGTCGCGAACCACGTCAGCCACGCCGATTTCGTGGCGCTGTGGTCGGTGCTGCCGCCCGCCGCCCGCGCCCGGACCCGCCCGGTCGCCGGGGCGGATTACTGGGAACGCTCGGACCTGCGGGCCTGGATCGCGAACCGGGTGTTCCGCGCCGTGCTGATCGACCGCGACCCCGCCAGCCGCCGCGGCGACCCCATCGCCACCGTGGCCGCGGTGCTGCAAGGCGGCGAGGACGTGATCTTCTTTCCCGAGGGCACGCGCAACCTGACCGATGCCCGGCTGTTGCCGCTGAAATCCGGCATCTTCCACTTGGCCCGCGCCGTGCCGCAGGCCGAGATCGTGCCGGCCTGGATCCTGAACCTGGACCGCATCCTGCCGAAAGGCGCCTTGCTGCCGGTGCCGCTGAACTGCGCCGTGCGCTTCGGGCCCCCGATGCGCCCCAAGACCGGCGAAAGCCGCGACGAATTCCTGTCCCGCCTTGGCGCCGCCATGCTGGCGCTGGGCCAGGCGAAAGGCTGAACCATGGAGCGTTTCCATTCCCCCTCGGCCTTCTTCTTCTACGGGCTTTTCGCCTTTCTGCTGCTGGCCTCGGTCGTTGCGCGCTGGCTGATCCGTTCCGGGCGGGTCAAGGGCGAGATGGCCGGCAACCTTGCCGACCGCATCCGCGCCTGGTGGGTGATGATCTGCGTGCTGGCGCTGATCTTCACCCTGGGCGCCGGGGCGATCACGCTGTTCTTCGCGCTCTGCTCCATGGCCGGCTTGCGCGAATTCGCCACCATCACCCATACGCGGCGCGACGACCACGACGGGCTCGCCATCGCCTTCTATGCCGTCCTGCCGCTGCAATACCTGTTGGTCTATTTCGAGGTGCCGGTCTTTGCCGCGCTGCTGATCCCGGTCTATTGCTTCCTGCTGCTGCCCGTCGTCACCGTGCTGAAGGGCGAGGTGCAGGGCTTCCTGACCCGCGTTTCCGAAACGCAATGGGCGCTGATGGTCTGCGTCTATTGCGTCTCGCATATCCCGGCGATCCTGACGCTGGACATTCCCGGCTATCGTTACAGCGCCTTCACGCTGGTCGCCTGGCTGATCCTGGTCGTGC
This window of the Paracoccus sp. N5 genome carries:
- a CDS encoding phosphatidate cytidylyltransferase encodes the protein MERFHSPSAFFFYGLFAFLLLASVVARWLIRSGRVKGEMAGNLADRIRAWWVMICVLALIFTLGAGAITLFFALCSMAGLREFATITHTRRDDHDGLAIAFYAVLPLQYLLVYFEVPVFAALLIPVYCFLLLPVVTVLKGEVQGFLTRVSETQWALMVCVYCVSHIPAILTLDIPGYRYSAFTLVAWLILVVQASDVLQYVWGKALGRHLLAPRVSPSKTVEGLVGGVLSASALGVALAPFTPFGWWQAGLVALTVTTFGFLGGLIMSAIKRDRGVKDWGTLVQGHGGILDRLDSLVFSAPVFLHILAWGWL
- a CDS encoding sigma-54 dependent transcriptional regulator, which encodes MSARVLLIDDDAQMRGSTAQALELAGFAVEALASGEEALALAGPGFAGAVVSDIRMPGMDGMTLLGRLHEIDAEIPVILVTGHAEVPLAVEAIRGGAYDFIEKPFVVQELATVIRRAAEHRALVLENRRLRAVAGKRDDIEARLPGRSQAMVDLRYRLRAIGASDADALIIGPTGSGKEVVAHALHDISPRAGRPFIAIMCAALPEALIESELFGHEAGAFPGALRPRYGKFEHARGGTVLLDEIGSMPLELQAKLLRVLQERVITRLGSNDALPLDVRFIATSKTDLADLVARGAFREDLYWRLNVAVLHVPPLAARREDVALLFLQLVRESAARHNLPERALSPALLSDLAARDWPGNVRELRNLAERFVLGLEPGRPEPEQGATRLAERVAEYERSLIASAIAAHGGRLRAVYEGLGISRKTLYEKMQKYGLDRRLILDAAEDDG
- a CDS encoding tripartite tricarboxylate transporter substrate binding protein, with the translated sequence MTASITRRLLLGAAMALGLAGAARAEFPDRQITLVIPFAAGGSTDVVGRIVADKMGAALGQQVIVQNVGGAGGSLGAAQVAKADPDGYTILMATVATHALNPLILKQKPYDPVADFAPISLLVLVPNVLAVNPELPVNTVQELIDLAKKEPGTLAYASSGNGTPLHLSGELFKSMAGVDITHIPYKGSGPALTDVLGNQVPIIFDNLPSASGHIASGKLRALGVTTAERAPSFPDVPAIAETLPGYETYTWNALFAPAGTPPEVVAALNKAALTAMADPAVAERMKEFSASIVASTPEALAEHVKAEMAKWEPVVRDANVSLD
- a CDS encoding tripartite tricarboxylate transporter TctB family protein; amino-acid sequence: MTTKPKDKTDLAAGLLLMAAAAFFGWQTLELEVGTSLRMGPGYFPMVLSGLLFLLGALVALKSLGREGEPFGAIAWRGLAFILPAPVFFGLTVRGLGFVPALFVTTLIAAQASRRMRPLPALALAVAVTILSTLIFSYGLGLPFRRFGPWLPGV
- a CDS encoding lysophospholipid acyltransferase family protein, whose amino-acid sequence is MTATAAVRLTRAGLVGTARALLSLRAVDLPPPSGAPRILVANHVSHADFVALWSVLPPAARARTRPVAGADYWERSDLRAWIANRVFRAVLIDRDPASRRGDPIATVAAVLQGGEDVIFFPEGTRNLTDARLLPLKSGIFHLARAVPQAEIVPAWILNLDRILPKGALLPVPLNCAVRFGPPMRPKTGESRDEFLSRLGAAMLALGQAKG
- a CDS encoding tripartite tricarboxylate transporter substrate-binding protein, whose product is MAYPKLAAALAAVVAFGGTFGSGAWAQDYPTRQITMVVPFSAGGPTDTVARLVAEKMSSDLGQQIVVENVGGAGGTLGAGNVAKAEPDGYTVLLHHIGMATSATLYRKLAYDPLNAFDYVGLVTEVPMVVVARKDFEPADFAGFTEYVKANADKLTLANAGIGSASHLCGMLLMQALEAPLVTVPYKGTGPAMTDLLGGQTDIMCDQTTNTTQQIKGGTIKAYATTTAERLPLFPDLPTATEAGLPALQVGIWHGIYTPKGTAPEINERLSQSLQKALADEGVVKAMADLGTAPEPAENATPAALKAKLESEIARWKPVIESAGVYAD
- a CDS encoding ATP-binding protein encodes the protein ARGGTALLRLPDRPGDPASPRRDYIAAAEPMPEAGWTVHVLLDSAELQAEARLTVASLVLLLSAAGFGALMLRQRRARLRERLAATEELERRVIARTADLARVNEQLGQEIAERRATEAELRAAQVSLVQVGKLAALGQMSASLSHEINQPLAAARNYADSAGILIERGDYDRARENIAEILALVDRMAAIGKHLRQAARQPDANPGAVTLAALLPETQTIVAGRLASSGATLELDLPADLPPLRAGATRLQQVLVNLISNAADAALEAEDRRITLSARAEGGRVWISVRDRGPGVPETIAPRIFDPFFTTKGIGAGLGLGLSITANILRDLGGEIGVRDARPGAEFRVTLPAATQEAAA
- a CDS encoding tripartite tricarboxylate transporter permease, yielding MDLLSNLAMGFSVASSLANLAFCLIGVILGTLIGVLPGIGATATIAMLLPITFQLEPVSALIMLAGIYYGAQYGGSTTAILINMPGESSSAVTAIDGYQMARKGRAGTALSVAALGSFFAGTVSTFLVAIFAPPLTEIALKFGAAEYFSLMVLGLVMSVALAHGSVLKALAMVVLGLLLGMVGTDIYTGTPRFTLGITQYADGLNFVALAVGVFGIAEILRNLEDEHDREVMTKNINRLFPTGAELKQMIGPVLRGTGVGSVLGILPGGGAILASFASYTVEKKLSKHPEEFGKGALAGVAGPESANNAGAQTSFIPLLTLGIPANPVMALMIGAMIIQGIVPGPNVVSEQPQLFWGIIASMWIGNLMLVVLNLPLIGLWVKLLTVPYYVLFPIIMAMCSIGVYSVATNTYDLFAVAFFGLLGYVMSKLRCEPAPLLLGFVLGPLLEENLRRAMILSRGDPSTFVTRPISLVLLLMAAAVLVLVFMPQIRRRRDEVFTESDA